The following proteins are co-located in the Anser cygnoides isolate HZ-2024a breed goose chromosome 2, Taihu_goose_T2T_genome, whole genome shotgun sequence genome:
- the TERT gene encoding telomerase reverse transcriptase isoform X1 — protein sequence MEEGRRGGGRGAAAAPGSGGDGGGDGGGVRRRRPHNMAGAEPFGAVLGALRDCYAQAAPLETFVRRLRESGAEEAEVVRDDDAPCYRTFVSQCVVCVPHGARDIPRPFSFEQLSSQSEVISRVMQRLCGKRKKNILTYGYSLLDENSSHFQIMPLSNVYSYLPNTATETMRISGLWETLLSRIGDDVMMYLLEHCAIFMLVPPSNCYQVCGQPVYELISQNTDSSPTFVKQRFSKHKRSSLLNYTQKRLTFHRHYLSKSRQSKCRPRLEANVSSMRNKTSNNVQSLGSSALEKQSSSNLCLSATAPSLKRKLDREQLEVTAKRARLEEKEREEQACNTTPDVNQSIPKRYGTGCVASHSVSLIKEKYISQRSNSDMSRPSLVHSSRHGKKSVADKSSFLQGVESNRRLKPSIEMQVESSRKRVETRRPIPRLDWIPIEPMESSSSGHEKQESPVAHLAEELPNKVLPSAIYIDRKFLLYSRRYWREGFHKSFLLNRLKGSQAGVRRLIETIFLSQNPFGQKRNQGLPQQKWRKKKFPKRFWRMRRTFQKLLKNHGKFPYVAFLRKNCPLRVSETILRKAKLLSQAPLPGEAEAHKQAEQLGKEPTKRVTSSRCESGHTDVPSSLPTPLATSACGESGSEEQIPAEVSDSVLRELLKEHSSHFQVYVFVRECLERVIPAELWGSNHNKCRFFKNVKAFISMGKYAKLSLQVLMWKMRVNDCMWLRLAEGNHFVPASEHCFREEILAKFLYWLMDTYVVELLRSFFYITETMFQKNMLFYYRKCIWGKLQDIGIRNHIAKVHLRPLTSEEMEAIHQKKYLPMASKLRFIPKVSGLRPIVKMSGVVEAQTLSKESRAKKLNHYNTQLKNLFSVLNYERTINTSVIGSSVFGRDDIYRTWKKFVKKVLKSDGEIPHFYYVKADVSRAFDSIPHDKLVEVISHVLKPEKKTVYCIRRYAVVMITGSGKARKLYRRHVSTFKDFTPDMKQFVSRLHESTSLRDAIIVEQSLTFNETSASLFNFFLQMLNNNILEIGRSYYLQCSGIPQGSLLSTLLCSLCYGDMENKLFRGVQQDGVLIRLIDDFLLVTPHLMQARAFLRTLAMGIPEYGFLINPKKTVVNFSVDDIPECSKFKQVPNCRLIPWCGLLLDTQTLEVYCDYSSYSCTSIRSSLSFNSNRTAGKNMKYKLLAVLKLKCHGLFLDLQINSLKTVYINVYKIFLLQAYRFHACVLQLPFNQKVRNNPDFFLRVIAENASCCYSVLKAKNPGFTLGNRGASGMFPSEAAEWLCYHAFTVKLSNHKVVYKCLLKPLKLCMMQLFRKIPKDTKALLKTVTEPSICQDFKAILD from the exons ATGGAGGAGGGCAggcggggcggcgggaggggagCCGCGGCCGCCCCAGGTTCTGGTGGTGATGGCGGTGGTGATGGTGGCGGcgtgcggcggcggcggccccacAACATGGCGGGCGCGGAGCCCTTCGGTGCCGTGCTGGGCGCCCTGCGGGACTGCTACGCGCAGGCAGCCCCGCTGGAGACCTTCGTCCGGCGGCTGCGGGAGAGCGGCGCCGAGGAAGCCGAGGTGGTGCGGGACGACGACGCCCCCTGCTACCGGACCTTCGTGTCCCAGTGCGTGGTGTGCGTCCCCCACGGCGCCCGCGACATCCCCCGGCCCTTCAGCTTCGAGCAG ttatCTAGTCAGAGCGAAGTCATCTCAAGAGTCATGCAGAGACTgtgtgggaaaagaaagaagaatatcCTCACATATGGATACTCCTTACTGGATGAAAACAGTTCTCACTTCCAAATCATGCCACTTTCAAACGTATACAGCTATCTACCCAATACTGCAACAGAAACCATGCGTATCAGTGGCCTCTGGGAAACACTGCTGAGCAGGATAGGGGATGATGTGATGATGTATTTATTGGAACACTGTGCAATCTTTATGCTGGTTCCCCCTAGTAACTGTTACCAAGTTTGTGGGCAACCAGTTTATGAACTTATTTCACAAAATACAGACTCATCCCCAACGTTTGTTAAACAACGGTTTTCAAAGCATAAACGTAGTAGCTTGCTTAACTATACGCAGAAAAGGCTAACGTTTCATAGACACTATCTTTCAAAGTCACGTCAGTCGAAATGCAGGCCAAGACTTGAAGCTAATGTTTCCAGCAtgagaaataaaaccagcaaTAATGTACAAAGCCTAGGGTCCAGTGCTCTGGAAAAACAGAGTAGCTCCAATTTATGTTTGTCAGCTACAGCACCGTCTTTAAAAAGGAAGCTTGATAGGGAACAACTGGAAGTCACAGCTAAGAGAGCAAGAttagaagagaaagagagagaggaacagGCTTGTAATACCACTCCTGATGTAAACCAAAGTATTCCCAAGAGGTATGGAACCGGCTGTGTAGCATCACATTCTGTAAgtcttattaaagaaaaatacatttctcaaaGAAGTAACAGTGATATGTCTCGTCCTTCTTTAGTTCACAGTTCTCGGCATGGGAAGAAGTCTGTGGCAGACAAAAGCTCTTTTCTGCAAGGAGTTGAGAGTAACAGACGTTTAAAGCCCAGCATTGAAATGCAAGTAGAATCCAGTAGAAAGAGAGTAGAGACACGCAGGCCTATACCTCGGTTGGATTGGATACCAATCGAACCGATGGAAAGTAGTTCTTCAGGACACGAAAAGCAGGAAAGTCCCGTAGCTCATTTGGCAGAGGAGTTACCAAATAAGGTTTTGCCATCTGCAATATACATTGACAGGAAGTTTCTTCTGTATTCTCGCAGGTATTGGAGAGAAGGTTTCCATAAATCCTTCCTATTGAATCGCTTGAAGGGTAGTCAGGCAGGTGTAAGACGGCTAATAGAAACGATATTCTTAAGCCAAAATCCGTTTGGGCAAAAGCGCAACCAAGGTCTGCCACagcaaaaatggagaaagaagaagtTTCCCAAACGCTTCTGGAGAATGAGAAGAACGTTTCAGAAACTCTTAAAGAATCATGGAAAGTTCCCTTATGTAGCTTTCTTGAGAAAAAATTGCCCTCTTCGGGTATCTGAAACCATTTTGAGAAAAGCCAAGCTGCTCAGTCAGGCACCTTTGCCTGGGGAAGCAGAGGCTCACAAGCAAGCAGAACAGCTTGGGAAGGAGCCTACTAAGCGTGTGACAAGCAGCAGATGCGAATCTGGTCACACCGACGTGCCCAGCAGCTTACCTACTCCTCTCGCAACATCTGCGTGCGGGGAGTCAGGGAGTGAGGAGCAGATTCCTGCAGAGGTGTCTGATTCAGTCCTCAGGGAGCTTCTCAAGGAGCACAGCAGCCACTTTCAGGTGTACGTCTTTGTGAGGGAGTGCCTGGAGCGGGTGATCCCCGCTGAGCTTTGGGGTTCAAACCATAACAAGTGCCGGTTCTTCAAAAACGTGAAAGCGTTCATTTCCATGGGGAAGTACGCTAAGCTTTCGTTGCAGGTGTTGATGTGGAAGATGAGAGTAAATGACTGCATGTGGCTTCGTCTGGCCGAAG GTAATCACTTTGTTCCTGCTTCTGAACATTGTTTCCGTGAAGAAATTTTGGCTAAATTCCTATACTGGCTGATGGATACCTATGTTGTTGAGTTGCTCAGATCATTTTTCTATATCACCGAGACCATGTTCCAGAAAAACATGCTCTTCTACTACCGAAAGTGTATTTGGGGCAAGTTACAGGACATTGGAATTAG aaaccATATTGCCAAAGTACATCTACGTCCTTTAACTTCAGAGGAGATGGAAGCGATCCATCAAAAAAAATACCTTCCTATGGCGTCAAAGCTCCGTTTCATTCCCAAAGTCAGTGGATTAAGACCCATAGTCAAAATGAGCGGTGTTGTTGAAGCACAAACGTTGagcaaggaaagcagagcaaagaag CTGAATCACTACAACACGCAacttaaaaatctgtttagtGTGTTAAATTATGAACGAACTATAAACACCAGTGTTATCGGCTCTTCAGTGTTTGGGAGAGATGATATCTACAGGACATGGAAGAAGTTTGTTAAAAAGGTTCTTAAATCAGATGGTGAAATTCCTCATTTCTACTATGTAAAG gctGATGTGTCCAGGGCTTTTGATAGCATTCCTCATGATAAACTTGTGGAAGTGATTTCACACGTCTTAAAACCTGAGAAAAAAACTGTCTACTGCATACGGCGCTATGCAGTGGTTATGATCACTGGAAGTGGAAAAGCCAGGAAATTATATAGGAGACAC GTTTCTACTTTCAAGGATTTTACGCCAGACATGAAGCAGTTTGTGTCCCGGCTTCATGAGAGTACCTCATTGCGAGATGCGATAATAGTTGAACAG AGCTTAACTTTCAATGAGACAAGTGCCagtctgtttaatttttttcttcaaatgctaAATAATAACATCCTGGAAATTGGGcgcag TTACTATTTACAGTGCTCTGGAATTCCACAGGGCTCCCTTTTGTCAACCTTGCTTTGCAGTTTGTGCTATGGagacatggaaaacaaattattccGTGGGGTACAGCAGGATGG AGTACTAATCCGTCTCATTGATGACTTTTTGCTGGTTACACCACATTTAATGCAGGCAAGAGCTTTTCTAAG gaCTCTAGCAATGGGTATACCTGAATATGGCTTTTTAATAAACCCCAAAAAGACAGTGGTGAATTTTTCTGTTGACGATATCCCAGAATGTTCCAAATTTAAACAAGTGCCAAACTGTCGTTTGATCCCATGGTGTGGTTTATTATTGGATACACAGACACTTGAGGTTTACTGCGATTACTCCAG ttaTTCCTGTACTTCTATCAGATCAAGTCTTTCCTTCAATTCAAACAGAACAGCTgggaaaaacatgaaatacaaaTTGCTTGCAGTCCTTAAACTGAAATGCCATGGTTTGTTTCTCGATTTACAG aTCAATAGCCTTAAAACAGTTTACATTAACGTCTACAAGATATTTTTACTTCAGGCTTACAG GTTCCATGCCTGTGTTCTTCAACTTCCATTCAACCAGAAAGTTAGGAACAATCCTGATTTCTTCCTAAGAGTCATTGCAGAGAATGCATCATGCTGCTATTCTGTGCTGAAAGCTAAAAATCCAG GGTTTACTTTAGGTAACAGAGGTGCATCTGGCATGTTCCCTTCTGAGGCAGCAGAATGGCTCTGCTATCATGCCTTCACTGTCAAACTGTCAAACCACAAAGTTGTTTACAAATGCTTGCTTAAGCCCCTGAAGCTCT GTATGATGCAGCTATTCAGGAAGATCCCAAAGGATACTAAGGCACTACTGAAGACAGTGACAGAACCATCTATTTGTCAAGATTTCAAAGCTATCCTGGACTAA
- the TERT gene encoding telomerase reverse transcriptase isoform X2, which yields MEEGRRGGGRGAAAAPGSGGDGGGDGGGVRRRRPHNMAGAEPFGAVLGALRDCYAQAAPLETFVRRLRESGAEEAEVVRDDDAPCYRTFVSQCVVCVPHGARDIPRPFSFEQLSSQSEVISRVMQRLCGKRKKNILTYGYSLLDENSSHFQIMPLSNVYSYLPNTATETMRISGLWETLLSRIGDDVMMYLLEHCAIFMLVPPSNCYQVCGQPVYELISQNTDSSPTFVKQRFSKHKRSSLLNYTQKRLTFHRHYLSKSRQSKCRPRLEANVSSMRNKTSNNVQSLGSSALEKQSSSNLCLSATAPSLKRKLDREQLEVTAKRARLEEKEREEQACNTTPDVNQSIPKRYGTGCVASHSVSLIKEKYISQRSNSDMSRPSLVHSSRHGKKSVADKSSFLQGVESNRRLKPSIEMQVESSRKRVETRRPIPRLDWIPIEPMESSSSGHEKQESPVAHLAEELPNKVLPSAIYIDRKFLLYSRRYWREGFHKSFLLNRLKGSQAGVRRLIETIFLSQNPFGQKRNQGLPQQKWRKKKFPKRFWRMRRTFQKLLKNHGKFPYVAFLRKNCPLRVSETILRKAKLLSQAPLPGEAEAHKQAEQLGKEPTKRVTSSRCESGHTDVPSSLPTPLATSACGESGSEEQIPAEVSDSVLRELLKEHSSHFQVYVFVRECLERVIPAELWGSNHNKCRFFKNVKAFISMGKYAKLSLQVLMWKMRVNDCMWLRLAEGNHFVPASEHCFREEILAKFLYWLMDTYVVELLRSFFYITETMFQKNMLFYYRKCIWGKLQDIGIRNHIAKVHLRPLTSEEMEAIHQKKYLPMASKLRFIPKVSGLRPIVKMSGVVEAQTLSKESRAKKADVSRAFDSIPHDKLVEVISHVLKPEKKTVYCIRRYAVVMITGSGKARKLYRRHVSTFKDFTPDMKQFVSRLHESTSLRDAIIVEQSLTFNETSASLFNFFLQMLNNNILEIGRSYYLQCSGIPQGSLLSTLLCSLCYGDMENKLFRGVQQDGVLIRLIDDFLLVTPHLMQARAFLRTLAMGIPEYGFLINPKKTVVNFSVDDIPECSKFKQVPNCRLIPWCGLLLDTQTLEVYCDYSSYSCTSIRSSLSFNSNRTAGKNMKYKLLAVLKLKCHGLFLDLQINSLKTVYINVYKIFLLQAYRFHACVLQLPFNQKVRNNPDFFLRVIAENASCCYSVLKAKNPGFTLGNRGASGMFPSEAAEWLCYHAFTVKLSNHKVVYKCLLKPLKLCMMQLFRKIPKDTKALLKTVTEPSICQDFKAILD from the exons ATGGAGGAGGGCAggcggggcggcgggaggggagCCGCGGCCGCCCCAGGTTCTGGTGGTGATGGCGGTGGTGATGGTGGCGGcgtgcggcggcggcggccccacAACATGGCGGGCGCGGAGCCCTTCGGTGCCGTGCTGGGCGCCCTGCGGGACTGCTACGCGCAGGCAGCCCCGCTGGAGACCTTCGTCCGGCGGCTGCGGGAGAGCGGCGCCGAGGAAGCCGAGGTGGTGCGGGACGACGACGCCCCCTGCTACCGGACCTTCGTGTCCCAGTGCGTGGTGTGCGTCCCCCACGGCGCCCGCGACATCCCCCGGCCCTTCAGCTTCGAGCAG ttatCTAGTCAGAGCGAAGTCATCTCAAGAGTCATGCAGAGACTgtgtgggaaaagaaagaagaatatcCTCACATATGGATACTCCTTACTGGATGAAAACAGTTCTCACTTCCAAATCATGCCACTTTCAAACGTATACAGCTATCTACCCAATACTGCAACAGAAACCATGCGTATCAGTGGCCTCTGGGAAACACTGCTGAGCAGGATAGGGGATGATGTGATGATGTATTTATTGGAACACTGTGCAATCTTTATGCTGGTTCCCCCTAGTAACTGTTACCAAGTTTGTGGGCAACCAGTTTATGAACTTATTTCACAAAATACAGACTCATCCCCAACGTTTGTTAAACAACGGTTTTCAAAGCATAAACGTAGTAGCTTGCTTAACTATACGCAGAAAAGGCTAACGTTTCATAGACACTATCTTTCAAAGTCACGTCAGTCGAAATGCAGGCCAAGACTTGAAGCTAATGTTTCCAGCAtgagaaataaaaccagcaaTAATGTACAAAGCCTAGGGTCCAGTGCTCTGGAAAAACAGAGTAGCTCCAATTTATGTTTGTCAGCTACAGCACCGTCTTTAAAAAGGAAGCTTGATAGGGAACAACTGGAAGTCACAGCTAAGAGAGCAAGAttagaagagaaagagagagaggaacagGCTTGTAATACCACTCCTGATGTAAACCAAAGTATTCCCAAGAGGTATGGAACCGGCTGTGTAGCATCACATTCTGTAAgtcttattaaagaaaaatacatttctcaaaGAAGTAACAGTGATATGTCTCGTCCTTCTTTAGTTCACAGTTCTCGGCATGGGAAGAAGTCTGTGGCAGACAAAAGCTCTTTTCTGCAAGGAGTTGAGAGTAACAGACGTTTAAAGCCCAGCATTGAAATGCAAGTAGAATCCAGTAGAAAGAGAGTAGAGACACGCAGGCCTATACCTCGGTTGGATTGGATACCAATCGAACCGATGGAAAGTAGTTCTTCAGGACACGAAAAGCAGGAAAGTCCCGTAGCTCATTTGGCAGAGGAGTTACCAAATAAGGTTTTGCCATCTGCAATATACATTGACAGGAAGTTTCTTCTGTATTCTCGCAGGTATTGGAGAGAAGGTTTCCATAAATCCTTCCTATTGAATCGCTTGAAGGGTAGTCAGGCAGGTGTAAGACGGCTAATAGAAACGATATTCTTAAGCCAAAATCCGTTTGGGCAAAAGCGCAACCAAGGTCTGCCACagcaaaaatggagaaagaagaagtTTCCCAAACGCTTCTGGAGAATGAGAAGAACGTTTCAGAAACTCTTAAAGAATCATGGAAAGTTCCCTTATGTAGCTTTCTTGAGAAAAAATTGCCCTCTTCGGGTATCTGAAACCATTTTGAGAAAAGCCAAGCTGCTCAGTCAGGCACCTTTGCCTGGGGAAGCAGAGGCTCACAAGCAAGCAGAACAGCTTGGGAAGGAGCCTACTAAGCGTGTGACAAGCAGCAGATGCGAATCTGGTCACACCGACGTGCCCAGCAGCTTACCTACTCCTCTCGCAACATCTGCGTGCGGGGAGTCAGGGAGTGAGGAGCAGATTCCTGCAGAGGTGTCTGATTCAGTCCTCAGGGAGCTTCTCAAGGAGCACAGCAGCCACTTTCAGGTGTACGTCTTTGTGAGGGAGTGCCTGGAGCGGGTGATCCCCGCTGAGCTTTGGGGTTCAAACCATAACAAGTGCCGGTTCTTCAAAAACGTGAAAGCGTTCATTTCCATGGGGAAGTACGCTAAGCTTTCGTTGCAGGTGTTGATGTGGAAGATGAGAGTAAATGACTGCATGTGGCTTCGTCTGGCCGAAG GTAATCACTTTGTTCCTGCTTCTGAACATTGTTTCCGTGAAGAAATTTTGGCTAAATTCCTATACTGGCTGATGGATACCTATGTTGTTGAGTTGCTCAGATCATTTTTCTATATCACCGAGACCATGTTCCAGAAAAACATGCTCTTCTACTACCGAAAGTGTATTTGGGGCAAGTTACAGGACATTGGAATTAG aaaccATATTGCCAAAGTACATCTACGTCCTTTAACTTCAGAGGAGATGGAAGCGATCCATCAAAAAAAATACCTTCCTATGGCGTCAAAGCTCCGTTTCATTCCCAAAGTCAGTGGATTAAGACCCATAGTCAAAATGAGCGGTGTTGTTGAAGCACAAACGTTGagcaaggaaagcagagcaaagaag gctGATGTGTCCAGGGCTTTTGATAGCATTCCTCATGATAAACTTGTGGAAGTGATTTCACACGTCTTAAAACCTGAGAAAAAAACTGTCTACTGCATACGGCGCTATGCAGTGGTTATGATCACTGGAAGTGGAAAAGCCAGGAAATTATATAGGAGACAC GTTTCTACTTTCAAGGATTTTACGCCAGACATGAAGCAGTTTGTGTCCCGGCTTCATGAGAGTACCTCATTGCGAGATGCGATAATAGTTGAACAG AGCTTAACTTTCAATGAGACAAGTGCCagtctgtttaatttttttcttcaaatgctaAATAATAACATCCTGGAAATTGGGcgcag TTACTATTTACAGTGCTCTGGAATTCCACAGGGCTCCCTTTTGTCAACCTTGCTTTGCAGTTTGTGCTATGGagacatggaaaacaaattattccGTGGGGTACAGCAGGATGG AGTACTAATCCGTCTCATTGATGACTTTTTGCTGGTTACACCACATTTAATGCAGGCAAGAGCTTTTCTAAG gaCTCTAGCAATGGGTATACCTGAATATGGCTTTTTAATAAACCCCAAAAAGACAGTGGTGAATTTTTCTGTTGACGATATCCCAGAATGTTCCAAATTTAAACAAGTGCCAAACTGTCGTTTGATCCCATGGTGTGGTTTATTATTGGATACACAGACACTTGAGGTTTACTGCGATTACTCCAG ttaTTCCTGTACTTCTATCAGATCAAGTCTTTCCTTCAATTCAAACAGAACAGCTgggaaaaacatgaaatacaaaTTGCTTGCAGTCCTTAAACTGAAATGCCATGGTTTGTTTCTCGATTTACAG aTCAATAGCCTTAAAACAGTTTACATTAACGTCTACAAGATATTTTTACTTCAGGCTTACAG GTTCCATGCCTGTGTTCTTCAACTTCCATTCAACCAGAAAGTTAGGAACAATCCTGATTTCTTCCTAAGAGTCATTGCAGAGAATGCATCATGCTGCTATTCTGTGCTGAAAGCTAAAAATCCAG GGTTTACTTTAGGTAACAGAGGTGCATCTGGCATGTTCCCTTCTGAGGCAGCAGAATGGCTCTGCTATCATGCCTTCACTGTCAAACTGTCAAACCACAAAGTTGTTTACAAATGCTTGCTTAAGCCCCTGAAGCTCT GTATGATGCAGCTATTCAGGAAGATCCCAAAGGATACTAAGGCACTACTGAAGACAGTGACAGAACCATCTATTTGTCAAGATTTCAAAGCTATCCTGGACTAA